The Chloroflexi bacterium ADurb.Bin180 genome contains a region encoding:
- the rimO_3 gene encoding Ribosomal protein S12 methylthiotransferase RimO, producing the protein MSPGKIISNFSLSSLDGDPADKTALLINPPVYDTQYWARWSQPYGLLRIASLLRDAGYKRRELYDFMEVDQKGHVHHHRISAHESYAEKSEPTKPCTPWRVAKDDARIDFWKCHFGHRWEHFEQWLDDHGYTADHPPDEIYISAIMTYWWESVRDLTARLRSRFGKKTVIIVGGIYPTLCPQHCADYTSADVVVAGEVAEANDLWPDLSLYERKPQYAIVTPSRGCPYNCSYCAQRTINASRRKVAYRPAKDIVAEIRHQIDEYGVKDIAFYADFLLWDSESNFEQVLKPLIADQTRHVRLHAPEGLDVRYLNRSQKLVDLMRAAHFAKLYLPVENIDETYLRTMNRRHVRLKDFVDAVKACEKAGFKLRNLEVNAFVLYGLPRESIDGVVKTVLFVSEVLGSIIPMLFTPVPTTGIYQDYVPYFRTRGWDKELQMLNGKVYPFLELNEGSLPDYIDLQRLMFMLNTHYRDASFRPFADSRVSNAFRNNLTNAFYKYITTGLMEPEYLGS; encoded by the coding sequence ATGTCACCGGGCAAAATCATCTCCAACTTTTCCCTCTCCAGCCTGGACGGCGACCCCGCCGACAAGACCGCCCTGCTCATCAATCCGCCGGTCTATGACACCCAGTACTGGGCGCGCTGGTCGCAGCCCTATGGCCTGCTGCGCATCGCCAGCCTGCTCCGCGACGCCGGCTACAAGCGCCGCGAGCTGTACGACTTTATGGAAGTGGACCAGAAAGGCCACGTGCACCACCACCGCATCTCGGCCCACGAGTCCTACGCCGAAAAGAGCGAGCCCACCAAGCCGTGCACGCCCTGGCGCGTGGCCAAGGATGATGCCCGCATCGACTTCTGGAAGTGCCACTTTGGCCACCGGTGGGAGCATTTCGAGCAGTGGCTGGACGACCACGGTTACACCGCCGATCACCCGCCCGACGAGATCTATATCTCGGCCATCATGACCTACTGGTGGGAGAGCGTGCGCGACCTGACCGCGCGCCTGCGCAGCCGCTTTGGCAAAAAGACGGTCATCATCGTCGGCGGCATCTATCCCACCCTCTGCCCGCAGCACTGCGCCGACTATACCTCGGCCGATGTGGTGGTGGCCGGCGAAGTGGCCGAGGCCAACGACCTCTGGCCCGACCTCTCGCTTTACGAGCGCAAACCCCAGTACGCCATCGTCACGCCGTCGCGCGGCTGCCCCTACAACTGCTCCTACTGCGCCCAGCGCACGATCAACGCCAGCCGGCGCAAGGTGGCCTACCGCCCGGCCAAGGACATCGTGGCCGAGATTCGCCACCAGATTGACGAGTACGGCGTCAAGGACATTGCCTTCTACGCCGATTTCCTGCTGTGGGATTCCGAGAGCAACTTTGAGCAGGTGCTCAAACCGCTCATTGCCGACCAGACCCGCCACGTGCGCCTGCACGCCCCCGAGGGCCTCGACGTGCGCTATCTCAACCGCTCGCAAAAGCTGGTCGACCTGATGCGCGCGGCCCACTTTGCCAAGCTCTACCTGCCGGTGGAGAACATTGACGAGACCTACCTGCGCACGATGAACCGCCGTCATGTGCGGTTGAAGGACTTTGTCGATGCGGTCAAGGCCTGCGAAAAGGCCGGCTTCAAGCTGCGCAACCTCGAGGTCAATGCTTTTGTGCTGTACGGCCTGCCCCGCGAGTCCATCGACGGTGTGGTCAAGACGGTGCTGTTCGTCTCCGAGGTGCTGGGCTCGATCATTCCCATGCTCTTTACGCCCGTGCCGACCACCGGCATCTATCAGGACTATGTGCCGTACTTTCGCACTCGCGGCTGGGACAAAGAGCTGCAGATGCTCAACGGCAAGGTCTATCCCTTCCTGGAGCTGAACGAGGGCTCGCTGCCCGACTATATCGACCTGCAGCGGCTGATGTTCATGCTCAACACGCACTATCGGGATGCGTCGTTCCGGCCCTTTGCCGACAGCCGGGTCAGCAATGCCTTTCGCAACAATCTAACCAACGCCTTCTACAAGTACATCACCACCGGGCTCATGGAGCCGGAGTACCTGGGCTCGTAA